The following are encoded in a window of Psychrobacter sp. P11F6 genomic DNA:
- a CDS encoding DUF5020 family protein, which yields MRYHLFANLPLASQLCRTNIQKKLFFSSLLTTALAAIVALGTMSSSHAKVLFTDTSLSVLYGNDYELVEDGELTTITLEHASTHSWGGVFFFVDRHQGANDIENNRFKETYGEFAPKLKLTTFDDSFIKQLNLAGQYEFGSNSKGFSQDNYMIGLGADLNVPISGMKYASASLYHVFNDNTDDDQQITLTYGWEKNNVVVDGYVDYSFNNDDLKNQLHINPQIKYNLQPLLGIDNRLEVGMEYSYWKNKYGSDTTQNVPSALVKFHF from the coding sequence GTGCGTTATCACTTATTTGCAAACCTGCCACTGGCTAGCCAATTATGTAGAACCAATATTCAGAAAAAACTGTTTTTTAGTAGCTTATTAACCACCGCTTTAGCCGCGATCGTTGCCTTAGGTACGATGAGCAGCAGCCATGCAAAGGTGCTTTTCACCGATACCAGTCTTTCTGTACTGTATGGTAATGACTATGAGCTGGTAGAAGACGGAGAATTGACGACCATCACTCTGGAGCACGCATCTACCCATAGTTGGGGCGGCGTATTTTTCTTCGTCGATCGTCATCAAGGCGCAAATGATATTGAAAACAATAGATTTAAAGAAACGTATGGTGAGTTTGCGCCCAAGCTTAAGCTCACAACTTTCGATGATAGCTTTATCAAACAGCTCAATCTAGCGGGGCAATATGAGTTTGGCTCGAACAGCAAAGGCTTTAGCCAAGACAACTATATGATAGGACTAGGGGCAGATTTGAATGTCCCTATTTCAGGTATGAAGTACGCCTCTGCTTCCCTATATCATGTCTTCAATGATAATACTGATGATGACCAGCAAATCACCTTAACTTACGGTTGGGAGAAAAATAACGTTGTGGTCGATGGTTATGTAGACTACTCTTTTAACAACGACGACTTAAAAAACCAACTACATATCAATCCGCAAATAAAGTATAACTTACAACCACTATTAGGCATTGATAATCGCTTAGAGGTCGGTATGGAATATAGTTACTGGAAAAATAAGTATGGCAGTGATACGACTCAAAACGTGCCTAGCGCTCTAGTGAAGTTTCATTTTTAA